One genomic window of Solea solea chromosome 12, fSolSol10.1, whole genome shotgun sequence includes the following:
- the si:dkey-29p10.4 gene encoding tripartite motif-containing protein 14 isoform X2, producing MGAALDVPTQCPLCNELTRDPVILKCQHRFCSRCIGDLWSVAPNGPYHCPEFRCKTVYQTLPFDRSFVPSGPNPWATSNNHARNKFDSALRRPSLTSRLLGKRKAGTPASEPPDTKRSTVSSPCEQSNSTETPTTSFSHEFGQSSNVETSKVEEHPESSQSEHNSAPSSGKRSGSEANQQSQCNSEVITVNETDSSDEVDICEAPLLATPRKKKGLHASPRKPASPANSDCSPGDKDKSPDHPAKPPLLFTKHSTASGSSSHKGIFSMTENKNTSPVPCHYCPKMGYQSAVKTCLVCGASMCKEHLRPHLDSPVFRSHTLVPPVEDISPWRCQEHHEMNRIYCRQCEVCVCTVCTVIGSHRGHVCISIREAESELRGNLKEEIKQLQNAEQQVMSRVTELTEKKETSRVALSEAREGVQQQYGAIREVLEQEEQSALQCVMKEESRVVGWLEEKLGQLQSSLLSIHQGLHTLEALADSKGDTRIQDQAFIKEYSKVAQLANDTAGCVEQFEVPEEVDRARLKCLQRWTEKRLDTLAITEPGKDRDLYRLRYGTIPILDADTAHSKLQLSENNRRAIYSETQQLYAEHEARFSCFPQVLASCAVDSGRWYWEVNVSVDDGRWKVGVCEGQIERKGQKDSSRLGFNVYSWCIACDKKKVEAQHNKVSVPVAVDRLNRVGVFLDFEEGILSFFNVTPGGSLTLMYSYKHSFSDPLYPAFSVSKTQLAVCDLFQT from the exons ATGGGGGCCGCGCTGGACGTCCCCACGCAGTGTCCCCTGTGCAACGAGCTGACCCGGGACCCGGTCATCCTGAAGTGCCAACACCGCTTCTGCTCACGATGCATCGGAGACTTGTGGAGCGTCGCTCCGAACGGGCCGTACCATTGTCCAGAGTTCCGGTGTAAAACTGTGTACCAGACTCTGCCGTTCGATCGCAGCTTCGTGCCGTCCGGCCCGAATCCATGGG CCACATCCAATAATCATGCACGAAACAAATTTGACTCTGCATTGAGGAGGCCCTCACTCACCAGCCGACTCCTGGGGAAGAGAAAGGCCGGCACTCCTGCATCTGAGCCACCTGATACCAAGCGATCAACTGTGTCCTCCCCCTGTGAGCAGTCCAATTCCACTGAGACACCCACAACTTCCTTTTCACATGAATTTGGGCAGTCATCCAATGTGGAGACATCCAAGGTAGAGGAGCACCCAGAATCTTCACAGTCTGAGCATAATAGTGCCCCATCCTCCGGTAAAAGGTCTGGCAGCGAGGCAAACCAGCAGAGCCAATGTAATTCAGAAGTCATCACAGTCAACGAGACCGACAGCTCAGATGAAGTTGATATATGTGAGGCACCTCTTCTTGCAACCCCCAGGAAAAAGAAAGGACTTCATGCATCACCAAGGAAACCTGCCTCACCTGCCAATTCTGATTGCTCTCCTGGAGATAAAGACAAGTCTCCTGATCATCCTGCCAAGCCACCTCTGCTGTTCACCAAGCATTCTACTGCTTCAGGATCTTCAAGTCACAAGGGCATCTTTTCCATGACGGAGAACAAAAATACCAGCCCTGTGCCCTGCCATTATTGTCCAAAGATGGGGTATCAGTCTGCTGTGAAGACCTGTTTGGTGTGCGGAGCTTCCATGTGTAAAGAGCACCTACGTCCACATCTGGACTCTCCTGTGTTTCGGAGTCACACACTGGTTCCTCCCGTGGAGGACATTTCTCCCTGGAGGTGCCAGGAGCACCATGAGATGAACAGGATCTACTGTCGGcagtgtgaagtgtgtgtgtgcacggtgTGTACTGTCATAGGATCTCACCGTGGCCATGTCTGCATCAGCATCAGGGAGGCAGAGAGCGAGCTCAGG gggAACCTGAAAGAAGAGATCAAACAACTGCAAAATGCTGAACAGCAAGTGATGAGCAGAGTCACTGAACTtacagagaagaaagagactTCAAGA GTGGCTTTAAGTGAAGCACGAGAAGGAGTGCAACAGCAGTATGGAGCCATCAGAGAGGtcctggagcaggaggagcaatCGGCTCTTCAGTGTGTGATGAAGGAGGAGAGCAGGGTGGTGGGCTGGCTAGAGGAGAAACTCGGCCAGCTCCAAAGCTCCCTGCTATCCATCCATCAAGGTCTCCACACCCTGGAGGCACTGGCCGATAGCAAGGGAGACACACGCATTCAGGACCAGGCCTTCATTAAG GAGTACAGCAAGGTGGCCCAGCT TGCTAATGACACGGCTGGTTGTGTGGAGCAATTCGAGGTTCCAGAGGAGGTGGATCGGGCCCGGCTGAAATGTTTGCAGCGCTGGACAGAGAAGCGTCTTGACACACTCGCCATCACTGAGCCTGGCAAAGACCGAGATCTGTACAGACTTCGCT ATGGAACCATTCCGATCTTGGACGCAGATACAGCCCATTCAAAGTTGCAGCTATCTGAGAACAACAGGAGAGCGATCTACAGCGAGACTCAGCAGCTCTACGCTGAGCACGAAGCTCGCTTCAGCTGTTTCCCACAAGTGCTGGCCTCCTGTGCCGTGGACAGTGGCCGCTGGTACTGGGAGGTGAACGTGTCTGTGGATGACGGCCGATGGAAGGTGGGAGTGTGTGAGGGACAGATAGAGAGGAAGGGCCAAAAGGACAGCTCACGTCTGGGCTTCAACGTTTACTCCTGGTGCATCGCCTGTGACAAGAAGAAGGTAGAAGCTCAGCATAACAAAGTGTCCGTTCCTGTGGCCGTGGACAGGCTGAACAGGGTGGGAGTGTTCCTTGACTTTGAAGAAggcattttatcattttttaatgTGACACCAGGGGGCAGTCTAACACTGATGTATTCCTACAAGCACAGCTTTTCTGATCCCCTTTACCCGGCCTTTTCTGTGTCAAAAACACAGCTGGCCGTCTGTGATCTGTTCCAAACATAA
- the si:dkey-29p10.4 gene encoding tripartite motif-containing protein 14 isoform X1 → MGAALDVPTQCPLCNELTRDPVILKCQHRFCSRCIGDLWSVAPNGPYHCPEFRCKTVYQTLPFDRSFVPSGPNPWGEPNSSSSSAATSNNHARNKFDSALRRPSLTSRLLGKRKAGTPASEPPDTKRSTVSSPCEQSNSTETPTTSFSHEFGQSSNVETSKVEEHPESSQSEHNSAPSSGKRSGSEANQQSQCNSEVITVNETDSSDEVDICEAPLLATPRKKKGLHASPRKPASPANSDCSPGDKDKSPDHPAKPPLLFTKHSTASGSSSHKGIFSMTENKNTSPVPCHYCPKMGYQSAVKTCLVCGASMCKEHLRPHLDSPVFRSHTLVPPVEDISPWRCQEHHEMNRIYCRQCEVCVCTVCTVIGSHRGHVCISIREAESELRGNLKEEIKQLQNAEQQVMSRVTELTEKKETSRVALSEAREGVQQQYGAIREVLEQEEQSALQCVMKEESRVVGWLEEKLGQLQSSLLSIHQGLHTLEALADSKGDTRIQDQAFIKEYSKVAQLANDTAGCVEQFEVPEEVDRARLKCLQRWTEKRLDTLAITEPGKDRDLYRLRYGTIPILDADTAHSKLQLSENNRRAIYSETQQLYAEHEARFSCFPQVLASCAVDSGRWYWEVNVSVDDGRWKVGVCEGQIERKGQKDSSRLGFNVYSWCIACDKKKVEAQHNKVSVPVAVDRLNRVGVFLDFEEGILSFFNVTPGGSLTLMYSYKHSFSDPLYPAFSVSKTQLAVCDLFQT, encoded by the exons ATGGGGGCCGCGCTGGACGTCCCCACGCAGTGTCCCCTGTGCAACGAGCTGACCCGGGACCCGGTCATCCTGAAGTGCCAACACCGCTTCTGCTCACGATGCATCGGAGACTTGTGGAGCGTCGCTCCGAACGGGCCGTACCATTGTCCAGAGTTCCGGTGTAAAACTGTGTACCAGACTCTGCCGTTCGATCGCAGCTTCGTGCCGTCCGGCCCGAATCCATGGGGTGAgcctaacagcagcagcagcagcgcag CCACATCCAATAATCATGCACGAAACAAATTTGACTCTGCATTGAGGAGGCCCTCACTCACCAGCCGACTCCTGGGGAAGAGAAAGGCCGGCACTCCTGCATCTGAGCCACCTGATACCAAGCGATCAACTGTGTCCTCCCCCTGTGAGCAGTCCAATTCCACTGAGACACCCACAACTTCCTTTTCACATGAATTTGGGCAGTCATCCAATGTGGAGACATCCAAGGTAGAGGAGCACCCAGAATCTTCACAGTCTGAGCATAATAGTGCCCCATCCTCCGGTAAAAGGTCTGGCAGCGAGGCAAACCAGCAGAGCCAATGTAATTCAGAAGTCATCACAGTCAACGAGACCGACAGCTCAGATGAAGTTGATATATGTGAGGCACCTCTTCTTGCAACCCCCAGGAAAAAGAAAGGACTTCATGCATCACCAAGGAAACCTGCCTCACCTGCCAATTCTGATTGCTCTCCTGGAGATAAAGACAAGTCTCCTGATCATCCTGCCAAGCCACCTCTGCTGTTCACCAAGCATTCTACTGCTTCAGGATCTTCAAGTCACAAGGGCATCTTTTCCATGACGGAGAACAAAAATACCAGCCCTGTGCCCTGCCATTATTGTCCAAAGATGGGGTATCAGTCTGCTGTGAAGACCTGTTTGGTGTGCGGAGCTTCCATGTGTAAAGAGCACCTACGTCCACATCTGGACTCTCCTGTGTTTCGGAGTCACACACTGGTTCCTCCCGTGGAGGACATTTCTCCCTGGAGGTGCCAGGAGCACCATGAGATGAACAGGATCTACTGTCGGcagtgtgaagtgtgtgtgtgcacggtgTGTACTGTCATAGGATCTCACCGTGGCCATGTCTGCATCAGCATCAGGGAGGCAGAGAGCGAGCTCAGG gggAACCTGAAAGAAGAGATCAAACAACTGCAAAATGCTGAACAGCAAGTGATGAGCAGAGTCACTGAACTtacagagaagaaagagactTCAAGA GTGGCTTTAAGTGAAGCACGAGAAGGAGTGCAACAGCAGTATGGAGCCATCAGAGAGGtcctggagcaggaggagcaatCGGCTCTTCAGTGTGTGATGAAGGAGGAGAGCAGGGTGGTGGGCTGGCTAGAGGAGAAACTCGGCCAGCTCCAAAGCTCCCTGCTATCCATCCATCAAGGTCTCCACACCCTGGAGGCACTGGCCGATAGCAAGGGAGACACACGCATTCAGGACCAGGCCTTCATTAAG GAGTACAGCAAGGTGGCCCAGCT TGCTAATGACACGGCTGGTTGTGTGGAGCAATTCGAGGTTCCAGAGGAGGTGGATCGGGCCCGGCTGAAATGTTTGCAGCGCTGGACAGAGAAGCGTCTTGACACACTCGCCATCACTGAGCCTGGCAAAGACCGAGATCTGTACAGACTTCGCT ATGGAACCATTCCGATCTTGGACGCAGATACAGCCCATTCAAAGTTGCAGCTATCTGAGAACAACAGGAGAGCGATCTACAGCGAGACTCAGCAGCTCTACGCTGAGCACGAAGCTCGCTTCAGCTGTTTCCCACAAGTGCTGGCCTCCTGTGCCGTGGACAGTGGCCGCTGGTACTGGGAGGTGAACGTGTCTGTGGATGACGGCCGATGGAAGGTGGGAGTGTGTGAGGGACAGATAGAGAGGAAGGGCCAAAAGGACAGCTCACGTCTGGGCTTCAACGTTTACTCCTGGTGCATCGCCTGTGACAAGAAGAAGGTAGAAGCTCAGCATAACAAAGTGTCCGTTCCTGTGGCCGTGGACAGGCTGAACAGGGTGGGAGTGTTCCTTGACTTTGAAGAAggcattttatcattttttaatgTGACACCAGGGGGCAGTCTAACACTGATGTATTCCTACAAGCACAGCTTTTCTGATCCCCTTTACCCGGCCTTTTCTGTGTCAAAAACACAGCTGGCCGTCTGTGATCTGTTCCAAACATAA